The segment GGACAGGGCTACTTGCTCCTCTCTTCAATGTGTCCAGGGGACTGGGCAGCAGAAGGCACCCTCACTGGGTCAGCACCTAGTGGCGGAAGAAGGTGGCACTTTATTAATCAGAAGGAATAAttacctagaacttaaagcaaaCCCCTACATGTAAGGATATAAACACATAGTCCATGCTATAAGGATGTAAACTTTCTACTAATGACTCATCTGATGTTAGCTTACATGCTTTTCTTATCTGATAACTATTGCTGCCTTTCGGTTTACATATCTCATCCTTCTTCATCTCTTAAAAATCATCTTCGCTATTTTCCTCGCTTCTAAAATCACGTTTGGCTCCTATGAtggaattatatatatgtttacatatacaaACGTTTAGTAAATTTTTGTAGTGTACTGATGAGAAAACCATTACCTTGCAGTTACTCATTAACATCACCAGGTGGCACTGGTGTGAAGTTCAATCAGCTTATAAAAGTTTATTTGGGGTGGGAATGATctgactttccttttcttttttcttttcttttcttcttcttcctcttcccctcctcctcctcctcctccttttcttgttcttcttcctcctccttttccccttcccctccccctcctcctcctttccttcttcttttttgatatagggtctcattctgtcacccaggctggagtgcagtggcatgatcatagctcactgtaacctcagcctcccagactcaagtgatcctcccacctaagcctcccctgtaggtgagactacaggtgtgcactgccatgcccggctgacttttgtatttttttttttttttttgtagatactaggtttcatgatgttgctgaggctggtctcaaactcctgagctcaagcgatctgctcaccttggcttcccaaagtgctgggattacaggcacaagccactgcaactggcccttTCTTTTGAGTAGATGGAAAAAATTGCATcccgccaggcacagtggctcacacctataatcccatcactttgggaggcctagacagatggatcacttgaggtcaggagttggagaccagactggccaacatggcgaaaccctgactctactaaaaataaaaaattagccagctaattttttagtaatcccagctactcaagaggctgaggcagtagaatcacttgaacccgggaggcggaggttgcaatgggctgagatcgcgccactgcactccagcctgggtgacagactgagactacatctcaacatcaccaccaccaccacccacaaaACAACAACGAAAATTGCATCCTCAAATCTGTCTTCACCTACTATTCTCTCTAGACACACTCTCCCACCCCATTCCTTAGCTTAACAGGAGCTGACACTACTACCTTCAAACTGTCAGTCTGTTGTGTGGTGCACAGAAACATatcgatctttttttttttccttcactttgtcCCAGTGCCAGACTTGAAGACTTGAAATTATCATATTTAGGAATTAACCTGCCATTTTCACAGGTCTTTCTCACCCccaaccatttctttctttttttttttgagatggagtctcactctgttgcccaggctggagtgcagtggcatgatcttggctccctgcaacttctgcctcccgggttcaagcaattctcctgccttagcctcctaagtagctggggttacaggcgcccgccaccacacctggctaatttttgtatttttagtagagacagggtttcaccatgttggtcaggccggtctcgagttcctgacctcatgatctacccgcctcggcctcccaaagtgctgggattacaggtttgagccaccgtgcccagcctctttcttttcttttctttttttttttttttttgagatggagtcttgctctgtctcccaggctggagtgcagtggcgcaatctcagctcactgcaacctccgcctcctgggttcaagcgattctcctgcctcagcctcccaagtagctgggactacaggcgggtgccaccatgcccagctaatttttgtatttttagtagagacagggttttaccatgttggccaggcttgtctcgaactcctgacctcaggtgatccacctgcctcaccctcccaaagtgctgggattacaggcatgagccattgtgcccgacCCCAATCATTTCTTTCATTCCCAATCCAGACATTTCTTACCTTACAGTCCCTGCTTACAGTTCTCACCTGACCTTGGAGGCTGACTCTGGACATTCTGCTGATATTTTTTCCCACTACCCTGCTCAGGTGGTGGTTTAAGTGCTCCACAGcaaaaacagcagcaacaacagaaaCAGCAACAAGTGAGCAGAGTACACAGGATGACAAGTGTCTAAAAGGTAGGCGAGAATGGCCTCAGTCCAGCAGTTTTCTATATGACTGCTCAAGCTTCCCTCCCTCAATCCTCCTGGCACCCAGAAAATGAGACAACAGAAGCATTTGTCATAAGGAAAGGAAGGTCACCCTTCTTTCCTTATTCTTAAGGGACTTGGAGAATTGTGTACCTTGAACCAACAACTATTCAGAATAAAATAGTATCTGACGCCTTCTTCACCAACGTGATCATACAGATACATTCCCAATGAGCCATGCTGGTCGTAAATTTTCCGCTTCTTAGAGTCGCTCAGTATGGCATGAGCTGCGTTGATCTCTTTGAATATTTCTGCTGCTTGAGCATTCCCTGGATTCTTGTCGGGATGATACTGCAAGGCCAGTTTCCTACCCAGGCGATACCCAAAAGGAGGGTGGGGAAGCAATGGAGAatggctggggaaggaggcttAGGATGAATGACATGGATTAATCTATAGAGAGTGCAGAAGGAATGCATGAGATGTGGTACAAAGGATGGAGGCAAGCATCCAAGGTCTAAACTCCTTCCCATACTATAATGAAGAGGGTGATGGTGCCATTTGGCCCCAAAGTGAGGGCTTGTTGGGACTTAAAAATGGGTCATagggccaggtgcactggctcacacctgtaatcccagcgctttgggaggccgaggtgggcggatcatgaggtcaggagttttgagaccagcctggccaacatggtgaaaccctgtctctaccaaaaatacaaaagagtagctgggcatagtggcaggaacctgtaatcccagctactcagtaggctgaggcaggagaatcacttgaacccggaaggtggaggttgcagtgagccgagactgcaccactgtactacagcttgggcaacagagcgagactctgtctcaaaacaaacaaacaaacaaacaaacaaacaaacaaacaaacaaacaaacggttcataggctgagcacagtggttcacacctgtaatcccagaactttgggaggccgaggcgcgtagatcacctgaggtcaggagtttgagaccagcctggccaacatggcgaaaccctgtctctactaaaaataaaaaaattagccaggcgtggtggtgtacgcctgtagtcccagcttctcaggaggctgaggtgagagaattgcttgaacccgggaggcggaggttgcagtgagccaagatagtgccaccaCACTCTCAACAGTCTCAGTCTCTGTCTCTGCTCtgcgacagggcgagacttcctctcaaaaaaaaaaaaaaaaaagagaagaagaagaagagtcaCATAGCAAAACAGATACAGAAGGAAAAAGGTTTAAGGGGGAAATTCCAAGGATCAATAAAGGGCTGAGGTCTGAACCTGTAGGATTTTTTGATGTCTCCAGGTGAGGCACCCCTTCTTAAGCTCCAGCACTGCATAGAGGCTCGTCCCACTTCTGGACAGCTGGTGGGCTGCTTCGTTCATGGTAGACATGATCTGAGCCAGAGGAGAAGCAGCATCTGTGAGAACTTCTACAAGTAAGAGCATGGAGAAGTGCACTTCCAGTGACAGGAAACTCACTACCTTCAGGGATTAGGCAGGTAAACGATGACAGAAGGACAAGGATAACAGTGAGTGGGATCTGTGGCTAGCAGGAGAATTCAGGTGATCAGAAAGATTCCAATTTTAAGGAAGAAACATCTTCTCCTTACATTTCCTCCAGCTACACAGACCTCCAGACATCCCACATCCTAGAGGTGCTGTAAGCAAGGAGAGGTCTAAGCCAGGAAAAGAGCCTGATTTTGTCTAGAGCTCCTATTACCTGGAGTAAACACCTCTGGGTCTGTCCAAGCTCACTGCTGGGTTTGAAAGACCAGAGCGGCCCCAGCCTGAACGGACAGGATCAGGAATCAGAAAGATCCacaacttcttcttcttttttttttttttgatagagttttttgctcttgttgcccaggctggagtgtaatggcacgatctcggctcactgcaacctccacctcctgggttcaagcgattctcctgcctcagcctcccgagtagctgggattacagtcgccccccaccgcgcctggctaattttctgtgtttttagtagacacagagtttcaccatgttggtcaggctgttcttgaactcctgacctcaggtaatccacccacctcggccacccaaagtgctgagattacaggcgtgagccatcgagCCTCGCCAATCCACAACTATTAAGAGAGAAACACTTCAGACCAAACCGTGTGCGGCCTAACAGAAGTCAAGTGTCCTAGAGCCTGgcgcgggcgggggcggggagtGCTTGCAGCTAGGCCCGGACTCGCTTCTTCCCTCCAGTCTCCTGCTCTCAAATCACCCCACTTCTGTCCCTCAGAGGTGGGACAgtggggagaggagaaagaggactCAGGGGCTGGAGAAGGGAGAAAAGCCGTTGCTGTCGGAAAGACCTGGCAAGGAACAGGCAGCAGAACCCCAGAGAGCAGGGTAGAGGCCTGCGGCCCAGGAGAACCAAGCAAGGCAAGGAGCTCAAAGGGAGAGCTCTCAGCGTGCAGGGCACCTCTGACCCTGTGCCGACTCCTCACCTGGGTCTGGCTCTTTACCTGGGAGTCGTTCTCCTAAGCCAGGTGGGTGCCCTTCATCCTTTTGGGTGTGAAACTTCACACCGGCCGGGTCCAGCAGCTGACTGCGCGTGCGCGCGCAGCTTCGGCGCTGCGGGTCAGGGCAGGTCGTTTTTTGGCGCCCCCGGAAGCAGTGGGTGGGGAGGCCACATTGGCCCTGGGACTTATTTTGCGCGCAGGGAAGCGATAGCGGAGGGCTTAGCAGGCCTGCGGCCCAGGGCAGCAGAGGAGGGTTGCTGCCAGGCCTTGGGGCAGGGATTCCCGCCGAACCCTTCTTCTCCAGCAGGAGGGCACCACCCATCTTGATGGCCCAACTCACTCCAGGAAACACAATGGGTTTGCTGACCGTGGCGGATGAGAGGTATGGCTGCTGCATGCCCTTCTTAAGAGGTGTGTTACCTTCCCAGTTGTCTTCAGGACTTAGGGCTCTCCGCTCGgtccctccttctcttccaccCGGAAACACCTCCACAACCTGGAAAACCCAACTCGTATGCCCCTGTTCCTGACTCTCCATCACTCACTCTCCCAGTTGTTCCCACTTCGTCTGTCAAAGCATTTCTCCTAGTATATCGTAATGATGAGTTTGCACATCTCATTAAAATGTGTTGAGCCTTTTCCAAAAGTCACTACCGTGCTTCAAAAACGTCACTTAAATATGATGCCATCATGAGCATGTCCCATAATGTAACCCAGCTTGGCTGTTTCAGTTGTTTCTATTTGATAATATAATAACCTTATAAGGAAAATTCAACAGAAATCCGTGAAcaaatctctaattttttttcttaaggataCATTCTTGGAAGTGGAATTATTGGGTcgaaatgattttttgttttttctttttttttttatgctctTGATCTCTATTGCTAACTTTCTTCCAGAAAGGTAGCAGAAGGAGGATTTGCATCCCCACCTGCAGGCGTGGGAGCATGCCTCTACCTGGCCTCCCTTCCTGTGAGTTTCTACAGGAGGTAGTGTTTGCATCACTTATAATTTACTACTTTGTAGTGCTGGTTTTCTTTACAAGAGCACTCAATGGCTCCTGTAACATGTAGTAGAAAAAGCTTTATTACTTGGAAAATGCTTATCTGTTAACCCTTTTGTAGCTTTTATCACTCTCTTCCTTTTATTACAGTTATTTGTGCACATTTTCCTCCCCTTgtaggtttgttgttgttgttgttttgttttgagatggagtctcactctgtcacacaggctggagtgcagtggcacaatgtctgctcactggaacctctgccttccaggttcaagtgattctcctgcttcagccttccaagtagctgggattacaggtgcctgccaccatgcctggctaatttttttgtatttttagtagagacggggtttcaccatgttggccaggctggtttcaaacacctgacctcagtgatctgcccgcctcagcctccaaaagtgctgggattacaggcgtgagccattgtgccagcCCCCTTgaaggcgtgagccattgtgccagcCTCCTTGAAGCCATTGCGCTAGCCCCCATTGCGCCAAACCCCTTGAAGATCACTCACCTAAAAAGAAGCTgaaactgataattttttttggtggtttgTCTCATGCCAAATTTCTTTAACCCCCAAGCTTTCATGACTATCATGGGAGGACAGAACTAGCAGAACAAACCAGCTCATTTCTTCTCCAGCACTGGGTAGAGAGAACAAAAGGCATTAGAGGTGCACTTGTAAATCAGTATTCCACCTCAAGAACCATCTAAGCAAACGAACTAAGGAGTCCATCTGCAGCAGACACGATGACTGCTGaactaattaatttatttctgtagGCCTGTGTTCAGTGCAGGGAGAGGGGATGAAGACCTTTGCATCACCCACCCAGTCCATAGTCTCTGGGTCAGATGAGTTTAGAGGTCACTCACTTAAAAAGAAGCTGaagctgataatttttttttggtggtttgtCTCATGCCAAATTTCTTTAACCCCCAAGCTTTCATGACTATCATGGGAGGACAGAACTAGCAGAACAAACCAGCTCATTTCTTCCCCAGCACCGGGTAGAAAGAGCAGAAGGCATTAGAGGTGCACTTGTAACGAATTCCTTGCCTCAGGCTGTAAGACCCAGCGTGGTCCTGCCCATCCCTCTCCAGTCTTTTCTGGAACCACTGTCCTGCTTGCTCTGGGCTCTGCTCCACCGCTTTCCTCTTTCCTGCTAGTTATTTGAAAACATCGTGTTCCCTCACATTTCAAGAGCCTTTGACCAcgttgttccctctgcctggagggcTTGACCTCTCATCCTTCAGTGATCTCAGCTTCAggcctcctcagagaggccttctaaACTGGGTTCTACTCCTCTCTCCTCACCTCATAACAGCCTGCAAaccacacacacgcgcgcgcacacacacacacacactctatatGTATCTTTacctatctatatatagatatatatatatttttgagacaaggtcttagtctggagtgcagtgacacaatcacagctcagcagccgcaacttcctgggctcaagcagtcctcccacctcagcctcccaagtagttgggactaaaggcatgcaccaccatgcccagctaattttcatatttttggtagaggcagggtttcatcctgttgccaaggctggtcttgaactcctgagctcaagtgatctgcccacctcagcctccgaaagtgcagggattacaggtgtgagccaccacgcccagctggtgaACATACGTTTATTTGCATATTGATTTAAAAGCTGCcattggccaggctcagtggcttatgcctgtaatcccagcattttgggaggccgaggcgggtcgatcccgaggtcaggagttcgagaccagtctggccaacatggtgaaaccctgtctctactaaaaataaaaaaattagctgggtgtggtgttgcgtgcctgtaatcccagctactcaggaatctgaggcaggagaatcacttgaacctgggaggcggaggttgcagtgagccgagatcatgccattacactccagcctgggcaatagagtgagactccgtctcaaaaaaaaaaaaaaaaagctgccttcCCCAGGTGACAGCTCCACGAGGGCAGGgaccttgtttgtttgttgaccattgtatccccagcacctagagcCATGCCTGGCTCACGTGAGTGAATGATTTCTTGAATGAGCTATAGCTGAGGGCCCTCTGCTGATCCAATGTAACCTGGAGGTTGGGCTCAGAATTCCCTGGGACAGAAGCACTTAGCTAGGGAATTGGACAAGACTACAGGGCCCATCTTCCCTCATATGGTCCTAGACAAGAAGAAACCATGATACAGAAAGAAGGTGAGAGGGGAGATAATAACGTGATCCTGAACTCCCTGTTACTTATTTGTCTTAGTATTCCCTCCAGTTCCTAACACACTTCCTgtgttcagtaaatgttggtTGATTGAATGAACAAGCAAAAATGTGAGGCTTTTCCGAGACACTCTTACCTAATTATCTCTTtggatcctcacaacaacccgaGAGGCGATTGCATCCTTGCTTCATAGAAGTGAGCCctgagaaagaaagcaaattcGGTTCTGGGAAGAGTTAGTAAACACCTTTTGCATCTTGACAGAGGCTGCAGAATGTTTTCACTTCTTATCACGGCCCTCTGACATTCTAACTAATCACAGTTCATAGCTCTTGAAATAGCCATTATCTGTAAGTCTTGCGAGGCTCTGCTCTGAATAGAATGTCACTTCAGACAGGAAGCTGCAGAGATGGGAGTAGCACGGCCCAGTCGGCCTGGCCTCCCTTGGCCAGTGGCTCTCGTCTTTGCCTTTACCTAGAAACCAGAGCCTCTTTGACTGAGTATTCTATGCCTGGGCTCTTCTCACACCCAGCTCAGTCCTAGGAAGAACACACAAGCCGGAGATCAGAAGCCCTAGATCTTAGCTCTGGCTCTGGCCCTCACAGgctgtgtgatcttagacaaATCATTTCATCTCTGAGtctatttttcctcttctataaaaacCTGTGCCATTTCACAGGGTTGATGTCAAGACTTAATTGgatttggttttaaaaagaatgaaagtaaaaaaccaaaaatcactGCCAAAGAATGATTACAGACTAAAACCATTTCTTGGATCATTTGCCCTCCCATCATACCTTGAGTCAGTGATCTTTTTGTTTACTACCACCCAGAGCCATTTGGTCTCTCATGAAGAAAACCAAGAAGCATCCCTTGTTTACCCACAAACAACTAAAGTTTTAGTCATATAGCtggaatacacacacatacagacagcAGACATTGGCTATTTATACCCAAAATACCACGCTCTGGAACATAtgcagtgggagagagagagagagatcacaaTTTGTCACATTCAACCACCAGGTTCTCAAATTGTACAGTTTTTGAGCTGGAAGGGACCTCAGAGATTTAACTTGAATCCAACGCCTTCATTTTATAATTGAGGAAAGTGCAGCCCAGAAAGACGGATTGACCTGCTTAAGGTTATCCAGTGAGATCTGACCTGACTTTTCTGACTCCAAGTTCAGTATCTACACCGTGACTGTTCCTTCCTACTTTAAAATCCAAGTCTATAGACAGACCAAAGCTGTGAGGGATATTCACATCCTCTTATGGGTGATGTCAGGTAACgttcctctttcccctcccccGGCAGAAGGCATGTATACTACATGTGATCAAAACCACCATCACCCACCCAATTGTgtttgcctctgcttcccaggccagACATCTCAGGATGGGAGGTGGAAGGCTTTCAGCTAGAAAGGAGACTGCTTCATGTCCCTGTCCTCTCTGACCTGCAACCCCAAACTTTGCAGACCCAACACTAGGCTAACAGCACCTGTCTTACCTGTAAACTGGAGATAATAGTGTCTGTCTCCtcgggttgttatgaggattaaatttgAATAAAGCACAAGGCACATGctttattattatcactattattattatactagCTATTTCTATCCTATCTCCTAATTTTATAAGGAGAGAGGTTGCATTTCATTTTGTTcctgggaagaaaggaaaaatcaggGTCCTTCCCCTCCCCTAAGATTTGCAAATTGTTATTGGTGTCTTTCCATGCTTCTACATCCTTCTCCTCAGCCTCTTAGAACCCCATTTTCTTGTTCTCCTACCCGGTGCCATCATGCTGCCCTCTGGCTATCCAAAACACCGCCCCCAGTCCTCCCAAGCAGCCAGAACTCCAAAATTACCACTCTCATTTCCTGTTTTAatacttctaataaaaactattgCTTTCATAGAATGATCTCATCCCTCAGGGTAGAGAGAAAGCAATCTTATTCAAACACTGTAATTTAGATTATAGTGAAAAGACAGTTAATACCTCACCCTCTTAATTGTCATTAATTGTCATCAATGCAAAAGGAATAACAGATAAAATTTCAGGCAGAATGACTAAATGGAGTGAAAAACATCGGGTTATGTTTTGGGAAGAGACTTTGGCCCTTAAATCACTTCTTTCTGTTTAACCCACTGTCTTCTCATTTCTTGAGCTCTGCACATTTCTCTGGTTCTCTTCCTACATCTCTGATACGTTTGCTGTTTCCCTTATTgggtcctcttccttctcttacgTCCTgactggattttcttttcttcttcttcttcttttttttgttttttgtttttgagacagagtcttgctctgtcacccaggctggagtgcagtggcacggtctcagctcactgcaacctctgccttctgggttcaagcaattcttctgcctcagcctcctgagtagctgggattacaggtgcgcaccaccatgcctggctaattctgacTGTGGATTTTCTCTGCAGTTTGGTCCTTAAGCTTCTGCTtgtgctctttcttctcttctttagaGAGTCAGTCTACACCCATGGCTTCTGCTGTCACAACTGTGCTTTGGTGTCATCCACATGCCAGTGTTCTATTGCCTCAAAACCACACTCCATTGGATGCCACATGCAGggtttgtaaaaaaaagaaaagaaaggccggatgcggtggctcacgcctgtaagcccagcactttggaaggctgaggcaggcggatcacgaggtcaggagatcgagaccatcctagctaacacagtgaaaccctgtctctactaaaaatacaaaaaaaattagctgtgtgtggtggcacatacctgtagtcccagctactcgggaggctaaggcaagagcatcacttgaacccgggaggctgaggttgcagtgagccgagattgtgccactacactccagccttgcaacagaacaagactctgtctccaaaaaaaaaaaaaaagaaaaagaaaaagagaaagaaaaaccacaCTCTAAAATCTGAATT is part of the Symphalangus syndactylus isolate Jambi chromosome 18, NHGRI_mSymSyn1-v2.1_pri, whole genome shotgun sequence genome and harbors:
- the DNAJC5G gene encoding LOW QUALITY PROTEIN: dnaJ homolog subfamily C member 5G (The sequence of the model RefSeq protein was modified relative to this genomic sequence to represent the inferred CDS: deleted 1 base in 1 codon): MESQEQGHTSWVFQVVEVFPGGREGGTERRALSPEDNWEEVLTDAASPLAQIMSTMNEAAHQLSRSGTSLYAVLELKKGASPGDIKKSYSHSPLLPHPPFGYRLGRKLALQYHPDKNPGNAQAAEIFKEINAAHAILSDSKKRKIYDQHGSLGMYLYDHVGEEGVRYYFILNSCWFKTLVILCTLLTCCCFCCCCCFCCGALKPPPEQGSGKKYQQNVQSQPPRSGAKRDFRSEENSEDDF